Proteins encoded in a region of the Coffea eugenioides isolate CCC68of chromosome 4, Ceug_1.0, whole genome shotgun sequence genome:
- the LOC113769251 gene encoding uncharacterized protein LOC113769251: MGSPNPRPKRARRELTLEQIEVMEPFHKNSRTEYPEPFQRLSRGELSPRKEQHQVQDELDLLLDPEADRYIASPFVPDIEDYPVPAKLKIPSMKSYDATTDPEDHLFAFLTQMRLQTAADAVRCMTFPMFLEGKTRQWFQGLLPRSIRSFSQLARLFLAQFVSSRALSKSTAHLMTIQQRPEESLREYMVRFNNESLQIRDRDDKVVMAAFINGLRKQKLYTELVERPPKSVLEMPDRAHEKANAEEANRLKSAQERQRDDKRRRSADQEDGRHNQGRKNTYDHLPKRQPLGGDKPWTSLTAS, translated from the coding sequence ATGGGGAGTCCTAATCCCCGGCCGAAGCGGGCGCGCAGGGAGCTCACGCTGGAACAGATCGAGGTCATGGAGCCTTTCCACAAGAACTCCCGAACTGAGTACCCGGAGCCCTTCCAAAGGTTATCAAGGGGAGAGCTCTCCCCACGAAAAGAGCAACACCAAGTGCAGGACGAGTTGGACCTACTCTTAGACCCTGAGGCGGATAGGTACATTGCTTCCCCCTTCGTGCCCGATATTGAGGACTACCCGGTGCCTGCGAAGTTGAAAATACCGAGCATGAAATCTTACGATGCAACCACGGATCCGGAGGATCACTTGTTCGCATTCCTGACGCAAATGCGCCTGCAAACAGCCGCGGATGCAGTCAGATGCATGACCTTCCCAATGTTCCTGGAGGGAAAGACACGTCAGTGGTTCCAGGGACTTCTTCCCAGGTCGATCCGATCTTTCAGCCAGCTCGCGCGACTGTTCTTAGCACAGTTCGTTTCGTCGCGAGCCTTATCCAAAAGCACTGCTCATCTGATGACTATCCAGCAAAGGCCCGAGGAGTCACTGCGCGAGTACATGGTACGCTTCAACAATGAATCCCTCCAGATCCGGGACCGGGATGACAAGGTGGTCATGGCCGCTTTCATCAATGGCCTGCGTAAGCAGAAGTTATACACCGAGCTCGTGGAAAGACCTCCCAAGTCCGTTCTGGAGATGCCAGACCGAGCTCACGAGAAGGCCAATGCTGAGGAGGCTAATCGCCTGAAGAGCGCGCAGGAAAGACAGAGGGATGACAAACGCAGAAGGAGTGCCGATCAGGAAGACGGGCGGCACAACCAGGGGCGAAAGAATACCTACGACCACCTGCCTAAGAGGCAGCCCTTGGGAGGTGATAAGCCCTGGACCTCTCTCACAGCGTCCTGA